The window GTCCGCCAAGGTGGATGTGATCCTGGCTAATTTTACCGTGACAGATGAGAGAAAAGAGCAGGTAGATTTTGCCCTTCCTTACATGAAGGTGGCTCTTGGCGTGGTATCTCCTGATGCCGCTTTGATCAGTGATGTGGCACAATTAAAGGATAAGACCCTGATTGTGGTAAAGGGAACTACGGCGGAAACCTATTTCTCTGAAAACCATCCGGAAGTCAAGCTGTTAAAGTTTGATGAGTATCAGGAAGCCTATGACGCACTTCTGGACGGAAGAGGAGAAGCTTTCTCCACCGATAACACAGAGGTTCTTGCCTGGGCCATTCAGAACAAGGGATTTACCGTAGGAATCGAATCCATCGGAAATCTGGATACCATTGCACCGGCTGTTCAGAAAGGAAACAAAGAGCTTTTAGACTGGATCAACAGTGAGATCGAAACTCTTGGCAAGGAAGAGTTCTTCCACAAGGATTTTGAGGAAACTTTAAAGCCTGTGTACGGAGATGAAATTGATCCGGAAAATCTGGTTGTGGAAGGCGGCCAGGTTTAGGAAACAGACTATGAGAAAAATTATCAACAGTCATTTTCAAACGGCTTAATGAGAAAAATAACCGGCAGGGCGTCTTGACGTCCTGCCTTTTTCATTCCATAATAGCATTGTTATATAACAGTGTTATAAAAAGGAGATAGAATGAGCGCTCAGATAAACGATACGCGTCTGGCTATTTTGGAGGCGGGAAAGAAAGAGTTTATGGAATATGGCTATGAAGGGGCGTCTCTAAGAAGGATTGCAAGGGAGGCTTCTGTGACAACAGGAGCCATTTACGGGTATTTTCCCAGTAAGGAAGCGCTGTTTGACGCCTTGACAGGTGATGCGGCCGATGGACTTTTGGAAAGGTACAGACAGGTTCATGAAGAATTTGCAAGCCTTCCTCCCATTGATCAGGCAGCTTCCCTGGAGAATATTACCGATGATACGATTCCATGGATGATCAGTTACATTTATGACAGGCTTGACGTCTTTAAGCTGTTATTTTGTAAAGGGACTGCGGGAAGCTGTGACAGTTATTTTGCCCAGCTCGCTCAGATCGAAGAGAAGTCCAGCTGGGATTTTATCGAGGCCATGAAGGAATTAGGTCATGAGGTCATGGATATTGACAGCACTCTGATCCATATTTTGTCCCGTTCATTTTTCCAGCAGATCCTGGAATTTGTGGCCCATGATGTTCCCAGGGAAAAGGCTCTTTCCTATTCCCTTGTGCTTGGGAGGTTCCAGCATGCTGGCTGGAAGAAGATCATGGGGCTTTGAGCAAAGAAGTTTTATATGAGGGTTAGCCTAAACTAACTACATAAGCATGAATCGTTTCTGCGGCAGGGAGAAATCCCTGAAAATCCAGGCCGCCGTGGAATGGCCGGGGCGGTTATCTGGAATGGCATTTCTTTTGCCTGTTACAGACCATTGGGAGCCGGTATGAAAAACAGTACATTTTAAAAGAAAGGTGGTTCGTTATGAAACAAACTAATTCTGCAGCAGCTAAGCCTAAAACAGGTATGGCCAGGCTGATGGAGCTTGCGGCAACTAAAAAGCCTCTCATGGTCTCTTCGGTGATCCTGTCGGCTTTGGCATCTGTCGCCTCGTTTATCCCTTATATCGCCATATACTTTGTGGTTCGGGAAGT of the Lacrimispora indolis DSM 755 genome contains:
- a CDS encoding cysteine ABC transporter substrate-binding protein, with protein sequence MNKKLLGALLGITMAAGLLAGCGQAKDNGGAAGGASAKARTLSEIKEAGTIKIGVFSDKNPFGYVDSNGKIQGYDVYFAKRMAKDLLGSEDKVEFVYVEAASRVEYLKSAKVDVILANFTVTDERKEQVDFALPYMKVALGVVSPDAALISDVAQLKDKTLIVVKGTTAETYFSENHPEVKLLKFDEYQEAYDALLDGRGEAFSTDNTEVLAWAIQNKGFTVGIESIGNLDTIAPAVQKGNKELLDWINSEIETLGKEEFFHKDFEETLKPVYGDEIDPENLVVEGGQV
- a CDS encoding TetR/AcrR family transcriptional regulator — protein: MSAQINDTRLAILEAGKKEFMEYGYEGASLRRIAREASVTTGAIYGYFPSKEALFDALTGDAADGLLERYRQVHEEFASLPPIDQAASLENITDDTIPWMISYIYDRLDVFKLLFCKGTAGSCDSYFAQLAQIEEKSSWDFIEAMKELGHEVMDIDSTLIHILSRSFFQQILEFVAHDVPREKALSYSLVLGRFQHAGWKKIMGL